A DNA window from Vigna angularis cultivar LongXiaoDou No.4 chromosome 1, ASM1680809v1, whole genome shotgun sequence contains the following coding sequences:
- the LOC108323028 gene encoding uncharacterized protein LOC108323028 isoform X1, producing the protein MYMPVATSATPRGGLPTDSGDSSVALDQVPRWNDADQSLGLETSFSGSHFPDPLALPLGAESGDGSESVSKFPVDSEVNSKIYLWRGNPWSLEVDAVVNSTNENMDEAHSSPGLHDAAGPDLAEECATLGGCRTGMAKVTKAYDLPARKIIHTVGPKYAIKYHNAAENALSHCYRACLELLVENGLQSIAMGCIYTEAKNYPREPAAHVAIRTVRRFLEKQKNNVTAVVFCTVSTTDTEIYKRLLPLYFPRDKHEEQVALTKLPADVGDENGEIIMAERKIRIKALPKRSVSRPPEFAIDLPVSDVGLASRNSSYLDSFLDPAFMSMIKDPDLRRMEQWEKTAEAQRGWNCAKLLGYGNLGGPTLSAAEEYSLHSRYLSKANSLNLSEIAEMKIVYRGGVDSEGHPVVVVVGAHFLLRCLDLERFVLHVVKEFEPLIQKPFSVVYFHSAASLQIQPDLGWMRRLQQILGRKHQRNLHAIYVLHPTFGLKAAVFGLQLFVDNVVWKKVVYVDRLLQLFRYVPREQLTIPDFVFQHDLEVNGGTGLIVDPRTKYVYNRP; encoded by the exons ATGTATATGCCTGTGGCTACCTCTGCCACACCGAGGGGTGGATTGCCTACTGACAGTGGAGACTCTTCTGTCGCATTAGATCAAGTTCCGCGATGGAATGATGCTGATCAGTCCTTGGGGCTTGAAACTTCATTCTCTGGTTCACATTTTCCTGATCCTCTAGCGTTGCCCTTGGGAGCAGAAAGTGGTGATGGCAGTGAGTCGGTGTCAAAATTCCCTGTTGATAGTGAAGTCAATTCAAAGATATATTTGTGGAGGGGGAATCCCTGGAGTCTTGAAGTGGATGCAGTGGTAAATTCAACAAACGAG AATATGGATGAAGCACACAGCAGCCCTGGATTGCATGATGCAGCTGGACCTGATCTTGCAGAAGAATGTGCGACTTTG GGTGGATGTCGAACAGGGATGGCTAAAGTTACCAAGGCATATGACCTTCCTGCAAG GAAAATTATCCACACTGTTGGCCCAAAGTATGCTATTAAGTACCATAATGCTGCAGAGAATGCTTTAAGTCATTGCTATCGTGCTTGCCTGGAGCTTCTGGTTGAAAATGGACTTCAAAG CATTGCTATGGGTTGTATATATACGGAAGCAAAGAACTATCCCCGAGAACCAGCTGCACATGTAGCTATAA GAACTGTGCGACGATTTCTTGAGAAGCAGAAAAACAATGTAACAGCTGTTGTCTTTTGCACCGTGAGCACAACTGATACTGAAATATATAAAAG GTTGCTTCCACTGTACTTTCCTCGTGATAAACATGAGGAGCAGGTTGCTTTAACTAAACTTCCTGCTGACGTTGGGGATGAAAATGGTGAGATAATCATGGCAGAGCGTAAAATCAGAATAAAGGCTTTGCCCAAAAGGAGTGTTTCCAGACCACCTGAATTTGCAATTGATCTTCCTGTTAGTGACGTTGGCTTGGCTAGCAG GAATTCGTCATATTTAGATTCATTTTTGGACCCTGCCTTCATGTCCATGATTAAAGACCCTGATCTAAGGCGTATGGAGCAGTGGGAGAAAACTGCTGAAGCACAGAGAGGCTGGAATTGTGCTAAATTGCTTGGATATGGCAACCTTGGTGGACCTACTTTGTCTGCCGCTGAAGAATATTCTCTACACTCTCGATACCTTTCTAAAGCAAATTCTTTAAATCTTTCTGAAATTGCTGAAATGAAAATTGT CTATCGTGGAGGGGTAGACAGTGAGGGCCATCCTGTCGTGGTTGTTGTAGGGGCCCACTTTTTACTCAGGTGTCTTGATCTGGAGCGGTTTGTGCTCCATGTGGTAAAG GAGTTTGAGCCTTTAATACAGAAGCCTTTTTCCGTTGTGTATTTCCATTCTGCTGCATCTTTGCAGAT ACAGCCAGACCTGGGTTGGATGAGAAGATTGCAACAAATACTTGGTAGGAAGCACCAGCGCAACCTGCAT GCAATATATGTCCTTCACCCAACTTTCGGACTAAAAGCAGCCGTATTTGGGCTTCAGTTGTTTGTGGACAATGTG GTTTGGAAGAAAGTGGTATATGTTGATAGACTTCTGCAGCTGTTCAGATATGTACCTCGTGAACAGTTGACCATTCCAGATTTTGTGTTTCA GCATGATTTGGAGGTAAATGGAGGAACGGGTCTCATTGTGGATCCCAGAACAAAATATGTGTATAACAGACCGTGA
- the LOC108323028 gene encoding uncharacterized protein LOC108323028 isoform X2: MYMPVATSATPRGGLPTDSGDSSVALDQVPRWNDADQSLGLETSFSGSHFPDPLALPLGAESGDGSESVSKFPVDSEVNSKIYLWRGNPWSLEVDAVVNSTNENMDEAHSSPGLHDAAGPDLAEECATLGGCRTGMAKVTKAYDLPARKIIHTVGPKYAIKYHNAAENALSHCYRACLELLVENGLQSIAMGCIYTEAKNYPREPAAHVAIRTVRRFLEKQKNNVTAVVFCTVSTTDTEIYKRLLPLYFPRDKHEEQVALTKLPADVGDENGEIIMAERKIRIKALPKRSVSRPPEFAIDLPVSDVGLASRNSSYLDSFLDPAFMSMIKDPDLRRMEQWEKTAEAQRGWNCAKLLGYGNLGGPTLSAAEEYSLHSRYLSKANSLNLSEIAEMKIVYRGGVDSEGHPVVVVVGAHFLLRCLDLERFVLHVVKEFEPLIQKPFSVVYFHSAASLQI; this comes from the exons ATGTATATGCCTGTGGCTACCTCTGCCACACCGAGGGGTGGATTGCCTACTGACAGTGGAGACTCTTCTGTCGCATTAGATCAAGTTCCGCGATGGAATGATGCTGATCAGTCCTTGGGGCTTGAAACTTCATTCTCTGGTTCACATTTTCCTGATCCTCTAGCGTTGCCCTTGGGAGCAGAAAGTGGTGATGGCAGTGAGTCGGTGTCAAAATTCCCTGTTGATAGTGAAGTCAATTCAAAGATATATTTGTGGAGGGGGAATCCCTGGAGTCTTGAAGTGGATGCAGTGGTAAATTCAACAAACGAG AATATGGATGAAGCACACAGCAGCCCTGGATTGCATGATGCAGCTGGACCTGATCTTGCAGAAGAATGTGCGACTTTG GGTGGATGTCGAACAGGGATGGCTAAAGTTACCAAGGCATATGACCTTCCTGCAAG GAAAATTATCCACACTGTTGGCCCAAAGTATGCTATTAAGTACCATAATGCTGCAGAGAATGCTTTAAGTCATTGCTATCGTGCTTGCCTGGAGCTTCTGGTTGAAAATGGACTTCAAAG CATTGCTATGGGTTGTATATATACGGAAGCAAAGAACTATCCCCGAGAACCAGCTGCACATGTAGCTATAA GAACTGTGCGACGATTTCTTGAGAAGCAGAAAAACAATGTAACAGCTGTTGTCTTTTGCACCGTGAGCACAACTGATACTGAAATATATAAAAG GTTGCTTCCACTGTACTTTCCTCGTGATAAACATGAGGAGCAGGTTGCTTTAACTAAACTTCCTGCTGACGTTGGGGATGAAAATGGTGAGATAATCATGGCAGAGCGTAAAATCAGAATAAAGGCTTTGCCCAAAAGGAGTGTTTCCAGACCACCTGAATTTGCAATTGATCTTCCTGTTAGTGACGTTGGCTTGGCTAGCAG GAATTCGTCATATTTAGATTCATTTTTGGACCCTGCCTTCATGTCCATGATTAAAGACCCTGATCTAAGGCGTATGGAGCAGTGGGAGAAAACTGCTGAAGCACAGAGAGGCTGGAATTGTGCTAAATTGCTTGGATATGGCAACCTTGGTGGACCTACTTTGTCTGCCGCTGAAGAATATTCTCTACACTCTCGATACCTTTCTAAAGCAAATTCTTTAAATCTTTCTGAAATTGCTGAAATGAAAATTGT CTATCGTGGAGGGGTAGACAGTGAGGGCCATCCTGTCGTGGTTGTTGTAGGGGCCCACTTTTTACTCAGGTGTCTTGATCTGGAGCGGTTTGTGCTCCATGTGGTAAAG GAGTTTGAGCCTTTAATACAGAAGCCTTTTTCCGTTGTGTATTTCCATTCTGCTGCATCTTTGCAGAT TTGA
- the LOC108323028 gene encoding uncharacterized protein LOC108323028 isoform X3, with product MKHTAALDCMMQLDLILQKNGGCRTGMAKVTKAYDLPARKIIHTVGPKYAIKYHNAAENALSHCYRACLELLVENGLQSIAMGCIYTEAKNYPREPAAHVAIRTVRRFLEKQKNNVTAVVFCTVSTTDTEIYKRLLPLYFPRDKHEEQVALTKLPADVGDENGEIIMAERKIRIKALPKRSVSRPPEFAIDLPVSDVGLASRNSSYLDSFLDPAFMSMIKDPDLRRMEQWEKTAEAQRGWNCAKLLGYGNLGGPTLSAAEEYSLHSRYLSKANSLNLSEIAEMKIVYRGGVDSEGHPVVVVVGAHFLLRCLDLERFVLHVVKEFEPLIQKPFSVVYFHSAASLQIQPDLGWMRRLQQILGRKHQRNLHAIYVLHPTFGLKAAVFGLQLFVDNVVWKKVVYVDRLLQLFRYVPREQLTIPDFVFQHDLEVNGGTGLIVDPRTKYVYNRP from the exons ATGAAGCACACAGCAGCCCTGGATTGCATGATGCAGCTGGACCTGATCTTGCAGAAGAAT GGTGGATGTCGAACAGGGATGGCTAAAGTTACCAAGGCATATGACCTTCCTGCAAG GAAAATTATCCACACTGTTGGCCCAAAGTATGCTATTAAGTACCATAATGCTGCAGAGAATGCTTTAAGTCATTGCTATCGTGCTTGCCTGGAGCTTCTGGTTGAAAATGGACTTCAAAG CATTGCTATGGGTTGTATATATACGGAAGCAAAGAACTATCCCCGAGAACCAGCTGCACATGTAGCTATAA GAACTGTGCGACGATTTCTTGAGAAGCAGAAAAACAATGTAACAGCTGTTGTCTTTTGCACCGTGAGCACAACTGATACTGAAATATATAAAAG GTTGCTTCCACTGTACTTTCCTCGTGATAAACATGAGGAGCAGGTTGCTTTAACTAAACTTCCTGCTGACGTTGGGGATGAAAATGGTGAGATAATCATGGCAGAGCGTAAAATCAGAATAAAGGCTTTGCCCAAAAGGAGTGTTTCCAGACCACCTGAATTTGCAATTGATCTTCCTGTTAGTGACGTTGGCTTGGCTAGCAG GAATTCGTCATATTTAGATTCATTTTTGGACCCTGCCTTCATGTCCATGATTAAAGACCCTGATCTAAGGCGTATGGAGCAGTGGGAGAAAACTGCTGAAGCACAGAGAGGCTGGAATTGTGCTAAATTGCTTGGATATGGCAACCTTGGTGGACCTACTTTGTCTGCCGCTGAAGAATATTCTCTACACTCTCGATACCTTTCTAAAGCAAATTCTTTAAATCTTTCTGAAATTGCTGAAATGAAAATTGT CTATCGTGGAGGGGTAGACAGTGAGGGCCATCCTGTCGTGGTTGTTGTAGGGGCCCACTTTTTACTCAGGTGTCTTGATCTGGAGCGGTTTGTGCTCCATGTGGTAAAG GAGTTTGAGCCTTTAATACAGAAGCCTTTTTCCGTTGTGTATTTCCATTCTGCTGCATCTTTGCAGAT ACAGCCAGACCTGGGTTGGATGAGAAGATTGCAACAAATACTTGGTAGGAAGCACCAGCGCAACCTGCAT GCAATATATGTCCTTCACCCAACTTTCGGACTAAAAGCAGCCGTATTTGGGCTTCAGTTGTTTGTGGACAATGTG GTTTGGAAGAAAGTGGTATATGTTGATAGACTTCTGCAGCTGTTCAGATATGTACCTCGTGAACAGTTGACCATTCCAGATTTTGTGTTTCA GCATGATTTGGAGGTAAATGGAGGAACGGGTCTCATTGTGGATCCCAGAACAAAATATGTGTATAACAGACCGTGA